Proteins from a genomic interval of Corynebacterium freiburgense:
- a CDS encoding cold-shock protein: MAQGTVKWFNTEKGFGFIAPADGSADVFVHYSEIEGSGFRKLEENQQVEFEIGEGAKGPQAQKVRAL; encoded by the coding sequence ATGGCACAGGGAACTGTGAAGTGGTTTAACACCGAAAAAGGCTTTGGTTTTATTGCCCCAGCTGATGGCTCGGCGGATGTTTTTGTCCACTATTCCGAAATTGAGGGCAGCGGGTTCCGTAAATTGGAAGAGAACCAGCAGGTAGAGTTTGAAATTGGAGAAGGTGCAAAAGGGCCACAGGCACAAAAAGTACGTGCCCTGTAA
- a CDS encoding DEAD/DEAH box helicase — MTFGEELVEIMSRRFPDADCTFITTLPARNPKFAPWPEWVPKEFKNRLAEQDIHQLFEHQVNAAEAIWRGENIVIATGTSSGKSLAYQLPIASTLLANPNICALYITPTKALGSDQLHSVSKLLHGLGVSPAPYDGDTPTDARSHIRDTSRWVFTNPDMLHAGILTNHERWGRLFRHLQFVIVDECHAYRGVFGAHISLVLRRLRRIAARYGSTPQFIFASATTFDPATQASTLAGVTVRAFTEDTSPSGERTVALWEPGVLEDLEGEHGAPVRRGAGAEAARLMASAIAEGARTLTFARSRRQAETTALRCAEELAFLGKSEFTQRIAAYRAGYLAEDRRRIEQLLDSGELLGVAATSALELGIDIGGLDAVITAGFPGTVASFWQQAGRAGRRQQGSLVVLIARDEPMDHYLVHHPEALLERPIERSVFDPTNPYVLRGHLVAAAYELPLSTADIEMFQAHNVIPELESEGILRRRARGWFPVGERLPVDLRGSGSGEVLIVDSTDGRVLGTVDASRARTQLHPGAVYLHQGETFLVDELNFADQLALVHPEDPGYITFARTTTDIRILETIEVTNPSPGFWVAQVNVEVTEHVIGYVSKLYDGTQLDLVPLNMPAESLQTRAVAYTVDPECLQAMGIPMASVPGALHAAEHAAIGILPLIATCDRWDIGGVSTALHQDTGLPTVFVYDGHPGGAGFAECGFKNFAEWIQATFEVVSTCPCESGCPMCIQSPKCGNGNSPLSKEYAIALLGAMHSAL, encoded by the coding sequence ATGACTTTTGGCGAAGAACTCGTCGAAATTATGTCACGCCGATTCCCAGATGCTGATTGTACTTTTATTACTACATTGCCAGCGCGCAACCCAAAATTTGCGCCATGGCCAGAGTGGGTTCCCAAGGAATTTAAAAACCGCCTAGCAGAACAAGATATTCACCAATTATTCGAACATCAGGTCAATGCCGCTGAAGCTATTTGGCGCGGCGAAAATATCGTTATTGCAACTGGTACAAGCTCTGGAAAATCATTAGCATATCAACTCCCCATTGCTTCGACCTTGTTAGCTAACCCTAATATTTGCGCTTTATATATCACCCCTACTAAAGCGCTTGGCTCGGACCAGCTACATTCGGTGTCCAAATTGCTTCATGGCTTGGGGGTTTCACCAGCACCGTATGATGGCGACACCCCTACTGATGCGCGTTCCCATATCCGCGATACCTCACGATGGGTTTTTACTAACCCAGATATGCTTCACGCCGGGATTTTAACCAATCATGAGCGGTGGGGACGATTATTCCGCCACTTGCAATTTGTAATCGTGGATGAATGCCATGCCTATCGCGGAGTTTTTGGAGCTCATATTTCCTTGGTGCTTCGTAGGTTGCGGCGCATAGCAGCTCGATATGGTAGCACCCCGCAGTTTATCTTTGCTTCCGCTACTACATTTGATCCGGCAACACAGGCCAGCACACTTGCGGGCGTTACGGTTCGCGCATTTACAGAGGATACTTCTCCATCTGGCGAACGCACTGTGGCGTTGTGGGAACCAGGAGTTTTGGAGGATCTTGAGGGGGAGCATGGAGCGCCTGTTCGGCGGGGCGCAGGTGCGGAGGCTGCTCGTTTAATGGCTAGCGCTATTGCCGAAGGCGCCCGAACGCTTACGTTTGCGCGTTCTCGTAGACAAGCAGAAACTACCGCCTTGCGTTGCGCTGAGGAGCTTGCATTCTTAGGTAAATCGGAGTTTACACAGCGTATTGCAGCATATAGAGCTGGGTATTTGGCGGAAGATCGCCGCCGAATCGAGCAGCTGCTGGATAGTGGCGAACTATTGGGAGTAGCGGCAACCAGCGCTTTGGAGCTTGGGATTGATATTGGCGGTCTCGATGCTGTGATTACTGCTGGTTTTCCTGGCACGGTGGCGAGTTTTTGGCAACAGGCAGGACGCGCGGGGCGTCGTCAGCAGGGGTCACTGGTTGTACTTATTGCACGCGATGAGCCTATGGATCATTATTTGGTGCATCACCCCGAAGCACTTCTAGAACGCCCAATTGAACGCAGCGTATTTGACCCTACGAACCCTTATGTTTTACGTGGCCACCTAGTTGCGGCCGCATATGAACTCCCGCTTTCAACAGCGGATATTGAAATGTTTCAAGCACACAATGTGATTCCTGAGCTTGAGTCTGAAGGAATTTTACGACGCCGCGCTCGTGGCTGGTTTCCTGTTGGCGAACGGCTCCCAGTGGATTTGCGTGGCAGTGGTTCTGGCGAAGTCCTAATCGTCGATAGTACAGATGGTCGAGTCTTGGGCACCGTTGATGCCTCGCGTGCCCGCACCCAATTACACCCGGGCGCCGTGTATTTACATCAAGGCGAAACCTTCCTTGTTGATGAGTTAAATTTCGCCGACCAGCTAGCACTCGTGCATCCTGAAGATCCTGGCTATATTACCTTCGCACGAACCACTACAGACATTCGTATTTTGGAAACGATTGAGGTTACAAACCCGAGCCCTGGTTTTTGGGTGGCACAAGTCAATGTTGAGGTCACTGAGCATGTCATTGGGTATGTTTCAAAACTCTATGATGGCACACAATTGGACCTTGTTCCGCTTAATATGCCTGCTGAATCTCTTCAAACCCGCGCCGTTGCTTATACGGTTGATCCGGAGTGTCTTCAAGCGATGGGCATTCCAATGGCTTCTGTCCCTGGCGCACTTCATGCCGCCGAACATGCTGCTATTGGTATTTTGCCGCTCATTGCCACATGCGACCGCTGGGACATTGGGGGTGTTTCTACTGCATTACACCAGGACACTGGTTTGCCAACGGTATTTGTATATGACGGCCACCCCGGTGGTGCTGGCTTTGCAGAATGCGGATTTAAGAATTTTGCTGAGTGGATTCAGGCAACATTCGAGGTGGTATCTACCTGTCCGTGTGAGAGTGGTTGTCCCATGTGTATCCAATCGCCCAAGTGCGGCAATGGCAATAGCCCTTTGAGCAAAGAATATGCCATTGCCTTGCTAGGGGCGATGCATTCAGCACTGTAA
- a CDS encoding type II secretion system F family protein — protein MSVLPLVCLAGAIVLHPPKPTTRIIDPIQRSRRRAPPTGITLETAADVDLFAACIRAGLSSAHAASAVARITDTETWHTIASLLAIGVPAERAWAPADGIAGLEELASLARISERSGAAMTTGCNRVAENIRAQVTDKATATAERAGVLIAMPLTMCFLPAFFILGLAPTVISLALTLIP, from the coding sequence ATGAGCGTGCTACCACTTGTATGCCTTGCTGGCGCAATAGTCCTACATCCACCAAAACCAACTACCCGAATAATCGACCCAATACAACGCTCTCGGCGGCGTGCACCACCAACCGGTATCACTTTAGAAACTGCCGCTGACGTCGATCTATTCGCCGCATGTATTCGTGCTGGGCTAAGCTCCGCACACGCCGCAAGCGCCGTAGCTCGCATAACTGACACTGAAACCTGGCACACCATCGCCTCCTTACTGGCCATTGGTGTACCTGCCGAACGAGCATGGGCACCAGCAGACGGTATCGCAGGGTTAGAAGAACTCGCGTCATTAGCGCGAATCTCTGAACGTTCCGGCGCAGCAATGACTACTGGATGCAACCGCGTAGCCGAAAACATTCGTGCCCAGGTAACGGATAAAGCCACAGCAACCGCTGAACGCGCCGGGGTGCTCATTGCGATGCCTCTCACAATGTGCTTTTTACCAGCGTTTTTCATTCTTGGTCTAGCGCCAACGGTCATTAGCCTCGCGCTCACACTTATCCCATAA
- the topA gene encoding type I DNA topoisomerase has product MATAKKRLVIVESATKAKKIAPYLGGDYIVEASVGHIRDLPRGAADVPAKYKKEQWARLGVDTEHGFAPLYVVSPDKKKKVTDLKSKLKEVDELYLATDPDREGEAIAWHLLEVLKPKVPARRMVFNEITKPAILAAAENTRELDKNLVDAQETRRILDRLYGYEVSPVLWKKVMPRLSAGRVQSVATRVIVERERERMAFVPAEYWDLTAALDTGAADGDNPRRFQARLTAIDGARVAVGRDFNDRGELVSKAKVLHVAAARKLADALEGATMTVAAVEEKPYTRKPYAPFMTSTLQQEAGRKLHYTSERTMRIAQRLYENGHITYMRTDSTTLSESGIRAARAQAKELYGADYVSETPRQYNRKVKNSQEAHEAIRPAGETFSTPGQLHAALDAEEFKLYELIWQRTVASQMADARGTSMKVTIHGSATTGEQCEFSATGRTITFPGFLKAYVETTRQADGQDLADNAEKRLPRLTQGDNLTAHEIKADGHTTNPPARYTEASLVKKMEDLGIGRPSTYASIIRTIQDRGYVYSRGNALVPTWVAFAVVGLLEQNFASLVDYDFTSSMEDELDDIATGNEDRTAWLTGFYFGNADASTAMAETVARLGGLKALVGDNLEQIDARTVNSLHLFDDAEGRPILVRVGRYGPYLERAVGVDKNGEIEHQRANLSDTMTPDELTLEVAEKLFATPQGGRELGLNPKNGRMIVAKEGRYGPYVTELITDEERASTGKIAEQIVADERAAEDAQRAAEGKRAKNWETKTAIAAKEKRINQIIEETLKPKTASLFSTMEPGTVTLDEALQLLTLPRELGNDPNDGQPITAQNGRYGPYLKKGNDSRSLANENQIFTITLEEASRIYTEPKRRGNTPSQPPLKTLGNNDVSGKPMVVKEGRFGAYVTDGVTNASLRKGDTPETMTDARACELLSERRAKEAANPSPAKKTRAKKAGAKKAVAKKAVAKKAGAKKAAAKKTVAKKTAG; this is encoded by the coding sequence GTGGCTACAGCGAAGAAACGCCTTGTGATTGTCGAGTCGGCAACAAAGGCGAAAAAAATCGCGCCTTATTTGGGGGGCGATTACATAGTTGAAGCATCGGTGGGTCATATTCGTGACCTTCCCAGAGGCGCAGCCGATGTGCCCGCAAAATACAAAAAAGAGCAGTGGGCACGCCTTGGTGTGGATACCGAGCATGGTTTCGCGCCTCTCTATGTGGTGAGTCCAGATAAGAAGAAGAAAGTTACGGACCTTAAGTCCAAACTCAAGGAAGTTGACGAGCTATATCTGGCCACAGACCCGGACCGTGAGGGTGAGGCTATTGCCTGGCATTTGCTTGAGGTATTAAAGCCGAAGGTTCCAGCTCGCCGCATGGTGTTTAATGAAATTACCAAGCCTGCGATTCTGGCTGCTGCGGAAAATACCCGCGAGTTAGATAAAAACCTTGTTGATGCCCAGGAAACCCGCCGGATTCTGGACCGTCTTTACGGTTATGAGGTTTCCCCGGTGCTGTGGAAAAAGGTAATGCCGCGCCTTTCGGCTGGTCGTGTGCAGTCGGTGGCTACGCGCGTGATTGTGGAGCGTGAACGAGAGCGCATGGCGTTTGTCCCTGCCGAGTATTGGGATTTAACTGCCGCTTTGGATACTGGTGCCGCTGACGGCGATAATCCTCGCCGTTTCCAAGCAAGGCTTACGGCTATTGATGGTGCCCGTGTTGCAGTGGGCCGTGACTTCAATGATCGTGGTGAGTTAGTGTCCAAGGCCAAGGTGCTTCATGTGGCAGCCGCCCGTAAGCTTGCCGACGCCCTGGAAGGCGCCACTATGACCGTGGCCGCTGTTGAAGAAAAGCCATACACCCGCAAGCCCTATGCCCCCTTTATGACCTCGACGCTCCAGCAGGAGGCCGGGCGTAAACTGCATTACACGTCTGAGCGCACTATGCGTATTGCTCAGCGGCTCTACGAAAACGGCCATATTACCTATATGCGTACGGATTCCACGACTCTTTCTGAATCAGGTATTCGCGCAGCCCGTGCTCAGGCGAAAGAGTTGTATGGCGCTGACTATGTTTCTGAAACCCCGCGCCAGTACAACCGCAAGGTCAAGAATTCCCAGGAAGCTCACGAAGCCATCCGCCCAGCCGGCGAAACATTTTCGACGCCCGGTCAGCTCCACGCCGCCCTCGACGCTGAGGAATTCAAACTCTATGAATTGATTTGGCAGCGTACTGTGGCATCCCAAATGGCTGATGCCCGTGGAACTTCCATGAAAGTTACAATTCACGGTTCGGCAACCACCGGTGAGCAATGTGAATTCTCTGCTACTGGCCGCACCATCACTTTTCCGGGATTCCTCAAGGCATATGTGGAAACTACCCGACAGGCTGACGGCCAAGACCTTGCCGACAATGCCGAAAAACGGCTCCCTAGGCTTACTCAGGGCGATAACCTCACTGCCCATGAAATCAAGGCCGATGGACACACCACTAACCCGCCAGCGCGCTATACGGAAGCCAGCCTGGTGAAAAAAATGGAAGATCTCGGCATTGGCCGCCCTTCCACCTACGCTTCCATTATCCGCACTATCCAAGACCGCGGATATGTCTATTCCCGAGGCAATGCTCTCGTACCCACATGGGTTGCCTTTGCCGTCGTCGGACTCCTGGAGCAAAACTTTGCATCCCTCGTGGACTACGACTTCACCTCCTCCATGGAAGACGAACTGGACGACATCGCCACCGGCAATGAAGACCGCACTGCCTGGCTGACAGGCTTCTACTTCGGCAACGCCGACGCCTCTACAGCAATGGCAGAGACAGTCGCACGTCTCGGCGGACTAAAAGCCCTCGTCGGAGACAATCTCGAACAAATCGACGCCCGAACTGTCAATTCACTCCACCTTTTCGACGACGCCGAGGGCCGCCCAATCCTTGTTCGTGTAGGCCGTTATGGTCCGTACCTTGAGCGGGCTGTGGGCGTCGATAAGAACGGAGAAATAGAACACCAGCGCGCAAACCTGTCGGACACAATGACTCCCGACGAACTAACCCTCGAAGTCGCCGAAAAACTCTTTGCCACCCCCCAAGGCGGCCGCGAACTTGGTCTTAACCCCAAAAACGGCCGCATGATCGTAGCAAAAGAAGGCCGCTACGGGCCCTACGTTACAGAACTCATTACCGACGAAGAACGCGCAAGCACCGGCAAAATCGCCGAACAAATCGTCGCCGACGAACGAGCCGCCGAAGATGCACAACGCGCCGCCGAGGGCAAACGAGCCAAAAACTGGGAAACCAAAACAGCCATTGCGGCAAAAGAAAAACGAATCAACCAGATAATCGAAGAAACACTCAAGCCCAAAACTGCCTCGCTCTTTAGCACGATGGAACCCGGTACCGTCACCCTCGACGAAGCCCTCCAACTGCTCACCCTCCCGCGGGAACTGGGCAATGACCCCAACGACGGTCAACCCATCACCGCGCAAAACGGCCGGTATGGCCCCTACCTGAAAAAAGGCAATGACTCCAGGTCCCTGGCGAATGAAAACCAAATCTTCACCATCACCCTGGAAGAAGCAAGCCGCATTTACACAGAACCGAAACGCCGCGGCAATACCCCAAGCCAACCTCCGCTTAAAACCCTTGGAAATAATGATGTCTCCGGAAAACCAATGGTTGTTAAGGAAGGCAGATTTGGCGCATATGTTACCGATGGTGTCACCAACGCATCCCTGAGAAAAGGCGACACTCCCGAAACTATGACCGATGCACGGGCATGTGAACTCCTGTCTGAGCGAAGGGCGAAAGAGGCAGCTAACCCAAGCCCAGCTAAGAAAACACGTGCGAAGAAGGCTGGGGCGAAAAAGGCTGTTGCTAAGAAAGCTGTTGCTAAGAAAGCGGGAGCGAAAAAAGCTGCGGCGAAAAAGACCGTGGCCAAGAAGACAGCTGGATAG
- a CDS encoding Rv3654c family TadE-like protein: MNLLHRVNLLNRLGNDNGHATITTAGMIVVILSLVGVACSAAANVIQTHQAQNAADLSAVAGAHANIAGESACVVARHVAERNHATIQQCDVQNQDVMIIVQVGIAQAKAKAGPL, encoded by the coding sequence ATGAACCTACTGCACCGAGTGAACCTACTGAATCGACTAGGTAACGATAACGGCCACGCAACCATTACCACTGCCGGGATGATTGTCGTCATACTCAGCTTGGTAGGAGTTGCTTGTTCCGCAGCAGCCAATGTTATACAAACCCACCAAGCACAAAACGCGGCAGATCTTTCCGCTGTGGCTGGGGCGCACGCAAACATAGCGGGTGAATCGGCATGTGTAGTTGCGCGCCACGTAGCGGAGCGCAACCATGCCACTATTCAGCAATGTGATGTGCAAAACCAAGATGTAATGATTATCGTGCAGGTTGGTATTGCGCAAGCAAAAGCAAAGGCAGGGCCGCTATAG
- the ssd gene encoding septum site-determining protein Ssd: MSNKPILVAVADPVLHPEAMHIAAATGRPIVDTCDPREIPRHLDRCAAVLVCAKVAHAIPKSTRARVFLVSPDPGPPDWKMAVVCQAEQAFLLPAQAPELLQTLGREDGAVDAGTVIGFVPAVGGAGASVLAAAVARIAAEYVSTVVIDADPESGGLDLVFGVEDVPGARWGDMQLGAHDIASNLLAALPATKDGIRVLSAARSNIVSVGSDSSEQYTAAITTFRGIAELTIVDCSPATIVELAPLLDLVVLVVPAQVRPTAAAARCAAQLKAKHVDIVAIGRHIQWSGLEPQDIERISGVPVLAELGTISRLPKLLDMQGLPMRIPRPMRQAAQAVLEVLR, from the coding sequence ATGAGCAATAAACCAATTTTGGTCGCCGTGGCCGACCCGGTGCTTCATCCCGAAGCGATGCATATTGCAGCAGCTACCGGGCGGCCAATCGTGGATACCTGTGACCCGCGAGAAATTCCCCGGCATCTGGATCGGTGTGCCGCCGTTCTTGTGTGTGCAAAAGTTGCCCATGCAATTCCGAAGTCCACTCGGGCTCGGGTGTTTTTAGTATCTCCCGATCCAGGTCCGCCGGATTGGAAAATGGCAGTGGTGTGCCAAGCTGAACAGGCTTTTTTGCTTCCCGCCCAAGCCCCAGAGCTTTTACAAACCTTAGGTAGAGAGGACGGCGCTGTAGATGCTGGCACTGTAATTGGTTTTGTCCCAGCAGTTGGAGGCGCCGGTGCGAGTGTGCTTGCCGCTGCTGTCGCACGTATTGCTGCGGAATATGTAAGCACTGTAGTTATTGATGCTGATCCAGAGTCAGGAGGCCTAGATTTAGTATTTGGAGTAGAAGACGTGCCTGGTGCGCGATGGGGTGATATGCAGCTAGGCGCCCATGATATTGCAAGTAATTTACTTGCAGCTTTGCCAGCAACAAAAGATGGGATCAGAGTACTCTCCGCCGCACGCTCTAATATCGTCAGCGTTGGTTCGGATAGTTCTGAGCAATATACGGCAGCAATTACAACGTTCCGAGGAATTGCAGAACTCACCATTGTGGATTGCAGCCCAGCAACAATCGTCGAGTTAGCGCCATTATTGGATCTTGTAGTTCTGGTTGTACCTGCGCAAGTACGCCCAACGGCCGCAGCTGCGCGTTGCGCTGCACAATTAAAAGCAAAACACGTAGATATTGTTGCAATTGGACGGCATATTCAGTGGTCGGGGCTGGAACCACAGGATATTGAACGCATTAGCGGGGTGCCTGTTCTTGCTGAACTTGGAACGATTAGCAGGCTTCCAAAACTTCTAGATATGCAGGGGCTTCCAATGCGAATCCCGCGGCCGATGCGTCAGGCAGCCCAGGCAGTATTGGAGGTCCTGCGATGA
- a CDS encoding type II secretion system F family protein, protein MKFSIAAAGIALLLLGSPKPAERLGKERLGKQYILVVGLLCVVTSLVWLAPSMVLAGLMVAGSAGLVLRRVRARRRNAEIAAATSTYIGFVLGDLRAGSAMPHALNSAAGALKQRENIPQVLIDAAHIAARRAQSGAPAAGTFIDIKETCPDLGTIGLVWGVAEQHGIPLVELLEQTQRRIDTRLRHRAATTAALQGPQATAVILAILPIAGLLLGSGMGADPVGYLLHTSLGGILMTTGVGLTCAGFLWSQTILERAAL, encoded by the coding sequence ATGAAGTTCAGTATTGCTGCAGCAGGCATTGCGTTATTGCTGCTGGGTTCTCCAAAACCTGCTGAAAGACTCGGAAAGGAAAGACTAGGAAAACAATATATTTTGGTGGTTGGCCTGCTGTGCGTAGTGACTTCACTCGTATGGCTAGCGCCTTCTATGGTGCTGGCGGGACTGATGGTTGCTGGTAGCGCGGGGCTTGTACTGCGCCGGGTGCGGGCGCGGCGTCGAAACGCGGAGATTGCGGCCGCAACCAGCACATATATTGGTTTTGTATTAGGTGACCTGCGCGCGGGTTCGGCAATGCCGCATGCGTTAAATTCAGCAGCGGGTGCCCTTAAACAACGCGAAAACATTCCCCAAGTGCTTATCGACGCCGCGCATATCGCCGCCCGCCGCGCTCAAAGTGGGGCACCAGCAGCAGGAACATTTATAGACATAAAAGAAACCTGCCCTGACCTAGGAACTATTGGGCTTGTCTGGGGTGTGGCAGAGCAGCATGGCATCCCACTTGTAGAGCTCCTCGAACAAACGCAACGCAGAATAGACACCCGCTTGAGGCACCGCGCCGCCACAACCGCAGCGCTACAGGGGCCGCAAGCCACAGCCGTAATACTGGCAATCCTTCCCATTGCAGGATTGCTCCTTGGCAGTGGAATGGGTGCAGACCCCGTCGGATATCTACTCCACACCAGCCTTGGCGGCATACTCATGACCACTGGAGTTGGATTAACCTGCGCTGGCTTCCTCTGGTCTCAAACAATTTTAGAAAGGGCAGCACTATGA
- a CDS encoding DUF4244 domain-containing protein → MNTLSTLEFWKNWNTKLREEDGMTTIEYAMGSLAAAALAAVLYAVVNGDAVVSAFENIISNALTSTS, encoded by the coding sequence ATGAATACGCTATCAACCTTGGAATTCTGGAAAAACTGGAACACAAAACTCCGTGAAGAAGACGGAATGACAACAATCGAATACGCTATGGGCTCGCTAGCTGCGGCCGCACTAGCTGCAGTGCTCTATGCGGTAGTGAATGGTGACGCAGTAGTGAGTGCCTTTGAAAACATAATCTCTAATGCTCTGACCAGCACATCATAA
- a CDS encoding TadA family conjugal transfer-associated ATPase — protein MKTIELVERVQRKLAESSTAYDPSAIAQCIRDEAGVISDEDVLGVLRRISNDSHGAGILEQVLAVPGVTDVLVNGPKEVWFDRGEGLERAHLQFENDAEVRQLATRLAVACGRRLDDAQPFADGRLQRPDSSSIRVHALLSPPADGGTCVSLRVLRQAVTTLNGLVDRGTMSEESATVLSRIIRARQSFLVVGGTGSGKTTLLGAMLAEVPHTERIICIEDTAELHPPHPHVVSLVSRARNVEGNGEITMTDLLRQALRMRPDRIIVGEIRGGEVVDLLAALNTGHDGGAGTVHANSLREIPARMEALAALGGLDRKALHSQLSAAVKIVVSMRRTSHGRQLHQIGVLTGNPVQVYPIWDIDRGQRPGFTEYMRRLP, from the coding sequence ATGAAAACAATCGAGCTTGTGGAACGCGTCCAACGCAAACTTGCAGAAAGTTCAACTGCCTATGATCCCAGTGCTATTGCCCAATGCATTCGGGATGAAGCAGGGGTAATTAGTGATGAAGATGTTTTAGGAGTACTCCGAAGGATTAGCAATGATTCTCACGGTGCAGGGATTTTAGAGCAAGTACTGGCAGTACCAGGCGTAACAGACGTATTGGTCAATGGCCCGAAAGAAGTTTGGTTTGACCGAGGAGAAGGGCTTGAGCGGGCTCATCTGCAATTTGAAAATGATGCGGAAGTAAGGCAACTAGCAACACGGTTGGCAGTAGCGTGTGGACGCAGACTTGATGATGCGCAGCCTTTTGCGGATGGGCGCCTCCAACGGCCAGATTCCAGCAGTATCCGTGTGCATGCTTTGCTGAGTCCGCCAGCAGATGGAGGAACCTGTGTTTCATTAAGGGTTTTACGGCAAGCAGTAACCACACTGAATGGGCTAGTAGATCGCGGCACAATGAGTGAGGAAAGCGCGACGGTGCTATCCCGAATTATACGTGCTAGACAATCATTTCTTGTGGTTGGTGGTACTGGTTCAGGAAAAACAACACTCCTTGGTGCAATGCTCGCAGAAGTCCCGCACACTGAGCGGATTATCTGTATTGAGGACACCGCAGAATTACATCCCCCACACCCACATGTAGTGAGTTTAGTGTCGCGTGCACGAAATGTAGAAGGCAATGGGGAAATCACAATGACAGACCTCTTGCGCCAGGCGCTGCGAATGCGGCCAGACAGGATCATTGTTGGGGAAATTCGCGGTGGTGAAGTTGTTGACTTATTGGCAGCACTTAACACCGGACATGATGGCGGAGCTGGCACTGTGCACGCCAATAGTTTGCGGGAAATACCAGCACGAATGGAAGCCTTAGCGGCACTCGGTGGTTTGGATCGAAAAGCACTGCATTCCCAATTAAGTGCGGCTGTAAAAATAGTTGTTTCCATGCGGCGAACATCCCATGGCAGGCAATTACACCAAATTGGTGTGCTTACTGGAAATCCTGTACAGGTGTATCCGATTTGGGATATTGATCGCGGTCAGCGCCCAGGTTTCACTGAGTACATGAGGCGGTTGCCATGA